The Oncorhynchus kisutch isolate 150728-3 linkage group LG20, Okis_V2, whole genome shotgun sequence genome has a segment encoding these proteins:
- the LOC109876095 gene encoding zinc finger protein 180-like: MPKPVRQHHCSHCEKSFCWSGNLKLHEKTHTGEKPYQCSQCGKSFAVLTNLKRHERIHTGEKPYHCSQCGISFIQLGHLKAHERTHTGEKPFQCSQCGKSFTKKGQVKEHERIHKGEKPFQCSHCGKSCTRIRNLKKHARLHNGEKPYQCSQCGKSFAVLTNLKRHERIHTGEKPFQCSHCGKNCTQIGYLKVHERIHTEENLYQCSQCEKSFTQIGYLKAHERIHTGQKPFQCSQCGKSFTMLASLTRHERLHTGEKPFQCSQCEKSFTWLGSLKEHEKTH; this comes from the coding sequence ATGCCCAAACCAGTGAGACAacaccactgctcccactgtgaAAAGAGTTTTTGCTGGTCAGGAAACCTAAAACTGcatgagaaaacacacacaggagaaaagccttaccagtgttcccagtgtggaaagagttttgccGTGTTAACTAACCTGAaaaggcatgagagaatacacacaggagaaaagccttatcaCTGTTCCCAATGTGGAATTAGTTTTATTCAGTTAGGGCACCTAAAAGctcatgagaggacacacacaggagaaaagcctttccaatgttcccagtgtggaaagagttttactaaGAAAGGGCAAGTAAAagagcatgagagaatacacaaaggagaaaagcctttccaatgttcccattgtggaaagagttgTACCCGGATACGAAATCTAAAAAAGCATGCGAGACTACACAACggagaaaagccttaccaatgctcccagtgtggaaagagttttgccGTGTTAACTAACCTGAaaaggcatgagagaatacacacaggagaaaagcctttccaatgttcccattgtggaaagaATTGTACTCAGATAGGGTACCTAAAAgttcatgagagaatacacacagaagAAAATCTTTATCAATGTTCCCAGTGTGAAAAGAGTTTTACTCAGATAGGGTACCTAAAAgctcatgagagaatacacacaggacaaaagcctttccaatgctcccagtgtggaaagagttttaccatGTTAGCTAGCCTGACAAGGCATGAGAGattacacacaggagaaaagcctttccaatgttcccagtgtgaaAAGAGTTTTACCTGGTTAGGGAGCCTGAAGGAGCATGAGAAGACACACTAA
- the LOC109876097 gene encoding gastrula zinc finger protein XlCGF67.1-like, with translation MDLSVVISSYSRSDSLKLHKRIHQRVHIGEKPHHCFDCGKSYLKSDSLKLHLRIHTGKNLHCCSDCGKRFTSSVDLKIHQRIHTGQKPFGCDQCGKSFTKPSNLNSHQRIHTGEKPYGCDQCGKSFTQSSGLISHQITHTGEKSYSCTQCGKSFATSVYLKKHQRIHTGEKSYSCNQCGKSFTQSSSLKSHQRITQERNLIAVINVGRILLSQTA, from the coding sequence atggatttatcagtggtgatcAGCAGTTACTCAAGATCAGATTCACTTAAACTACATAAGAGAATACACCAGCGAGTACACATAGGAGAGAAACCTCACCACTGTtttgactgtgggaagagttacttAAAATCAGATTCACTTAAACTACACCTGAGAATACACACTGGAAAGAATcttcactgctgctctgactgtgggaagagattcacctcTTCAGTAGACCTTAAAATACATCAGAGAATTCACACTGGACAGAAACCTTttggctgtgatcaatgtgggaagagttttactaagCCAAGCAACTTGAACTCACACCAgcgaatacacactggagagaaaccttatggttgtgatcaatgtgggaagagttttactcagtcaagcggcctgatatcacaccagataacacacacaggagagaaatcatatagctgtactcaatgtgggaagagttttgctacATCTGTCTATCTGAAgaaacaccagagaatacacacaggagagaaatcttatagctgtaatcaatgtgggaagagttttactcagtcaagcaGCCTGAAATCACACCAAAGAAttacacaggagagaaatctcatagctgtaatcaatgtgggaagaattTTACTCAGTCAAAcagcctga